In Miscanthus floridulus cultivar M001 chromosome 8, ASM1932011v1, whole genome shotgun sequence, the sequence GGCATATTCAGACGCTGATTGGGCAGGATGCCCAGATACTCGGCGTTCGACGTCTGGCTACTGTGTGTTTCTTGGTGACTCACTCGTCTCGTGGTCGTCCAAGCGACAGACTACGGTCTCGCGATCGAGTGCCGAAGCTGAATATCGGGCGGTCGCCAACGCTGCTGCGGAGTGCTGCTGGCTCTGTAATCTCCTTCGAGAGCTTCACGTCGTTGTCGACAAAGCCACGGTGATCTATTGCGACAATGTATCTGCGGTTTACCTTTCAGAAAACCCAGTACACCATCGCAGGACCAAGCATGTCGAGCTTGACATCCATTTCGTGCGAGAGAAGGTGGCCCTCGGTCAGTTCAAGGTGCTGCCAATACCAACCCGGTACCAAATTGCCGATATCATGACCAAAGGCCTTCCAACGCCATTGTTCAACGAGTTCAGAGACCGTCTGTGCATTCGATCATCCGATGCTCCAACTGCGGGGGGTGTCAGCGACCGATTCTTCATACTTCTGTTAGCTAGCGTAGGATCTGCTTCTCCTCTTGTAACTCAAATGTGTAACTGCTAGTCGCTAGTCTTCAGCTGAGCCGTGCATGCAGGTTAGTTAGAATTGATCGGCTAGGAATGATCGGCAAGATGTATAAGTACATGTACACTGAACATCGAATGAACTGAGCGTTCTATTCTCTTACATGCTGCTTGGTCGGAGACGAGGCGCGCACGATGCCGACGGTGGCGGCGGAGAGGAACGCGGCGCCGGGAGCCTAACAGGCACAGTTCGGCCTTAGTGGAGAACAACACAAAGAGACAGCGCGCGCTTGAGGAGAAAACCGTTCACATAACAAGATCAGTGGAAGAAGCATTATAGCGTCATATCTCTTTTTTTTCCCCTGGATTATCCAATGTTGATTCTTGCCTGTCATACCCTTCTTTCTGCATGCATTACATACTTTTtctctctatttttttttgttatgaGAAAAGGAGGTGATACTGCATCCAGTAGGACAGGATGGTATGCAGCATTACCGTATGCTGACTGCTTTTTACTTGTTTTTGTATTTTCGATGGGATTCAGTTTAGGTTCAGGCGCGGAAGATGAACTCTGCTACAGTTGGCCTCTGTGTTACCTCCACGGTCATCGCAATCGCGCCCCCCCCCCACCACAGCGGTGGACTCCCTATCCCTGGGAACGAGATCCCTGCACGATGTGCTTCGCTCTAGCACTGTGCGTGGCTTTCCACGGCGGCATCGCGCTCATCGTCCGCGGCGTGCGCGCGCCCGTGAGCCCACGGCCGGCCCACGCAGGCCGAAAATAACTTGTCTTATTTGTCGAACTCAGTGATCAACACTAGCGGAAGTCTTGTTTATTGCTATGCGCGCTTTCCTGCCTTGTCCTTTGTGTAACACCTCCATTGTTTGATTGTTTCAGTCCTACAAGACAAGTTATTATCATAAGACAATTTAGTTAGTTGGTTGtttggcaggactgaaaaatactgttctggctgattgttgtgagagaaaaatactgttctggtagGACGTGAACAATGATTTCATGAGTGCCagaaccagccagccagccggcaACCCGCCAGCCGAACGGAGGTATCCAAACTAAATTCCCTATAAGAATATGCACGGGGGTATCCAAACAGTGCTTTAGGCACAGCTTGGTTATATACAGGCTTATGTCGGGAGGAAGCGTGAAGTAGGGTCTCCTTGCCATGGACCTCGCAAACTCGCCACTGAGTTCGCAGCAGGCCAGGCGAGTTTGGTAGTTGGAACTTGGAATATTGGATCGGTTAGGGCGCTGGCAGAGGCCTCGTATCTGGGCCCAGCAAATGGACCCGCATGGCAGTTGATGCTGGTAATGCCCAAGAGAGGCCTGGCCCAATTAGCGCTGGCCTAATTAGTAAGTCTATAAATGCTAATCAACTTTTAACACTAGAATTTTTATCCCTGCTGCCGCACGCCGCTTGGCTTGCTGCCGCACGTCCTGCTGCCGCAGGGCTCCTGCCAGTGCAGGCGCCGGCCAAGGttcctgccgctgccgctgcaccTATAGTCTTCCCCGATCAAAGGTTGATCGTGAGGATCTTCGAGTACGTGCCGTGGAGTGCTAGCGCGCTCTGGTTCGTCGTCCCATCCCGTACGTGTGGACTGCCGTAGAGGTGTCGCTAGGTTGCGCACTTCGTTAGATCGTACGATTACTTCCTCGACGTTGATTGGATCGACTACTTGTGCTTCATCAAGACTTCCGCTGCGACGCGGGATGAGCGAAGGTATAATCTATGATCATCTACTCGCAAGTGATCCTGTTTACGCGGTTAATTCTTTGTGTGCTAGCGAGTAGCATACCGCGTTGACCAACATTGGTACCGGAGCTGTGCTTGTGCTGTTTTTGATCTAGATTAAATTTTTTGCATGGTTGGTTGTAGATCAGATTGTTTTGACGAATAGCGTTACGTGCGAATTGAACTGTTTTACTCCGTTCTTGCTTCCTCATTATGTGACTGGCTAACTGGCCATCTTTACGACGGCGCGCGAGCGTCGCGCGGCTGACCACGAGGTTGTGAGTTCGTGTAGCGAAACAGTCAATACGCGGCGTGAACGGCTATGTCGGCTAGAACGCCATGCCTATTAGCTTGCTGGCACCATGCGAAAAATCTGTTCTATCCGTTATCGGCTGACGGGACCGGATCgtgttttaattaaaaaaaacGGGGATGCGTTGCATCGTTCGTAGAAACGCCTAACTCGTTTTTGTAGAGAATGATGTGATGGTATGGCCTCAAAATCATGTGATGACCTGTGTGTAATAAATTTGTGTGGCCTGCGTGTCACAAATTATTACAGCCGGGTTGAGGCTGTTCATTTTCGGCCTGCGTGCCACTCCTCTGATGTAATTTATAATTTTAATTTAGCTACTAGCGTGTATTAGCTGAATTAGATTATGTAATTCATCGACACGAGCAAAGCGACTCGACGACCGTCGTACCTTGGAGAAGGTGCCCAAGATGCGATGTCTCGGCATAGGCGTGCGGACTGGCGGTCGTCGACATGTGCTGATTTTCATTGGACAAAGAAAAGGCTATATTATCATAATAATTTGATTATCTGTGATGATTAATATTATGCACTGCCTGTGATGCGAATGATGAATCCCTCATGAAAAATTAAGATTTTATGCCCTTCCAATAGCTGCACCATTGGGATCTTGTTAGTAGGTGATGGGTCTGCCAAAGCAGGATGTCATCTTCTACCTTGATTCATTGGGTGGCGTCGGACACCACAACATAGTGTTGGTTTACTTGACAGAGCTATCAAGTCGGATTTGGGCTTTGGGGCATAAGTGTTGGGAGCCGAGACATATGATGTCGCCCAACAAACGAGAGTCGCATTGGATGCGATTGGCAAGTGTTGCCTACCTTGTTCACTATGATGCTAGCGATGATGCCAAAACTCACTAGTATCACAGGGAGCGTTGGATCTCGTCCTGCTATGCAACGTCGGGGGACGTTCGCACAACATAGCAGGAATTCTTTTATTAAAGGTGTTAATAAAAGAAATGCTAACAATTGCGTATCTTACTGTTGTAGAAAATATCGAGTGCATCAAACTTCAATCTACGATCGATCCTAGATAGAGAAAAGCTAAACGGAACAAACTTTGTTGATTGGAATCAGAATCTGAGAATTATTCTCAGACAAGAAAAAAGGAGTACGTTCTCGATACGCCTTACCCAGAAGAGCCTTAGAATGTCACGCACACCACTAGTGCATATCGTGCTTATGTGAAGCAAACTGATGATGCGGTGGATGTGCAGTGCCTGATGCTTTCTTGCATGAACTCTGAGTTGCAGAAGCAATTTGAGAGCCCTAACCCGTACGATATGATCGTGGGGTTATGTGGCATGTTCGGAAACCAGGCGAGGGTCGACAGGTTTAATACCTCAAAAGCCCTGTTTGGTTGCAAGCTTGCTGAAGGTGTTCCAGTCAGCCCTCAAGTGATTAAGATGATTGGGTACATTGAGAGCTTGCAGAGACTGGGTTTTCCCCTCGATGATGATCTCGCCACCGATGTGATACTGCAGTCCCTGCCTGCTAGCTTTGAACCGTTCATCCTGAACTATCACATGAATGGTTTGAAGAAATCGCTGACTGAGTTGCATGGGATGCTTAAGACGGTAGAGGCGAGTCTTAGGAAGACTCCTGGTCACGTGATGACAGTCTAGAAGGGTAAGAAGCGTAAGCGCCCAGCGAAGGCTAAGAAACCTGCCGAAAGTGGGACTTCCGGGTAGGCATCCAAGGCTAAAGAAACGAAAGTTGGTGCCTTCCCTGACGATGCTTGCTTTCACTGTGGTGTAAAGGGGCATTGGTTGAGGAATTGCAAGAAGGACTTGGAAGATAAAAAGAAGAAAGGAGGTGCGACCTCCGCTCAAGGTATTAATGTTATTGAAATTAATCTTGCTACGTGTTCTAATAATGCATGGGGCTGAAAATAATTAGACGCTTTGCAAAGGTTGTTGCGTTGGCCATCGGCACTTATCCATTGTCGTTGCCTTCTAGATTAGTGCTAGAACtcaataattgttattttgttcctgcATTGAATAAGAACATTATTTCCTCCTCATGTTTAGAGGATGATGGTTATGAATTCATAATAAAGAACAAGTGTTGTTCCATTTTTATGAATAGCATGTACTATGGGAGATGTCCTATTGTGAATGGGCTTTACGTTCTTGATCTAGAAGATGTAGAAATTAATAGCATTAGTACTAAGAGAACTCGCGTAGATAACTCAAATCCTACTTACTTTGGcattgtcgtttaggccatatagGCGAGAAACGCATAGAGAGGCTCCATAAAGATGGTCTTCTTGATCCTTTTGATTTTGAATCGATTGAGACATGCGAGTCATGCCTACATGGAAAAATGACTAAGACTCCCTTTGTTGGACAAAGCGAGAGAGCAAGCGAGTTATTAGGCCTAATACATACTGATGTATGTGGACCAATGAACTCGGTCGCAAGAGGTGGTTTTCAGTACTTTattactgtcgggtaccataaaatggggtaccccgagcgtacaccaaaagaggcactaaaatcccatcaacggcaaagttagagggtaagccatgggctcataaccagccccgtccgagcctacccggctctccgcatcgcctcaggcctctcacgggaggtctcAGCATCCTGACACAATTTCtgcctcgcgtgaggcctctcacagaaggcctcggcaaggagcccaatctccgtctcgcgcgaggcctcattctccgtctcgcgtgaggcctcgttctccgtatcgcgcgaggccctATTtttcgtatcgctcgaggccggcttgtccatagcccgtcgcccttgcctcgaccgatcttcccgatagcatgtcatgtcccattaatacatcaaccactcccacaatctcagccggacaatgGCTCGACACcgtggaatggccgacgggacgtgaggtcgcatcagcgccataccagctgagacagggcacggcggggattattggtcactgtattctgacgttgtgcccatgatcagcgcacgcactacactgtgccccgtgatccctgcctcgaaaacaacacgacatggatagcctggcccgggtcatcaccgcctccgagccagcacaccagatcaaccgctctctccgggcctcggcactatgcacTAGGGTCTCAGCTATCTTGGGATtcatgtctgccgagaccccccacagTGGTGTAGCCTCgacaccgaccgagcctcggcctcacgcacagTCAGTCCATAGCGactcgcacgctgaccgccgcacccacttcgaggcagccctggagctcccatgacgcacaggatcggatgtgaccagcacgccgccccagtgctccaaggacgggcCACTTCGATGACCACGCCACCTCTATTTACATGACGccatatagttagctcatgtactacccttgtcctcccttcaaactataaaagggaaggacttGGGCTATTTCTAGGGAGACAGGCACTCACGAAGAACAACGCCCAGTAACACACATATTTCCCtgctgcctgagagcaacatctcaagcagcccacatcacacctcgccgagacctaggactagctccctctctcacctagcttgtaaccccctactacaagcatttcggtgcaaggaatacaagatcgatctcccagactagacatagggctcgaattgcccaaaccagtataaaccttgtgtctctttgcatcaccatctggaattgggaacacgcaggataaattcactagttggttgaggacctcctggtccaaaacaccaacagttggcacgccaagtaggggcctctgcgtgtcagatTCATCATCCCAataggttccggatggcagaccccgtacgaccgctgcATCTCGGCACGGCGgtgtggtttgggagcctagagttcatgtctctagggcacaagtatgacatggtacttctcacaccccgagcctcGCCTGCCAATGACAACGTCATGCATCgatagcccaggcgcaggcggcgcccgggcggccgttctcgccgcgctcgccaggcatgacGCGAGCAAGATTGTCCCGATGCCACACAAACCCAGGGTGACTCGCCGCTCTCCGCCGGCACcccacgaccagctgttggcgcagggtccctggttggggatctgTCTAGCCTAAGCATGGACAAGGGAAAAATGCCAGTGGCACCTGATgacgccccgacatcaagctccgctccaccaatcCTTGAGGAGCTCACTCCGGCAGAACAGAGCTCGGCGACAGCActatccccatacccctttgggttgagaaatgccgccgcatcttatgcttacgcctacgcttccgctcacgcggatctcttggagcgccgccagcgcttcgctctcaactTTGATACCACCGCGTCGACCCACATCCACGCCAACTCcttagaggaggacgaggcatgggctagagcggatttctccgacatccatgaccacgagaccatgcgccgcttcctggccactagtgactattgctttggctactccgattccGACGATGAaagtacttacgatcccactcgtgagtgcttccacgtagggcttgggatgccaagcacgggcgatgaggacgagggggcagataACCGCACTCCACTTCATCAGGGAATGGGTGATGCTACGCCTTCACGTATTGTCCCACCGGcggcacggaacgagaaccttgctcTCGGACAATTCCGGCGCCCGgacctggaacaactccgtgagcttcaagccaaggtcgagcaggatcgactccttctgcaatagctttgatgcactctcgagcaggagcagcaaggctgtggtgatggcggaggagcccggtGACAGGCTCGTGACGTGCACcatcgcatcaacgacaacgagggggacgatcgtcccccaatcttcaattgtgctagccagaatgtcgtggctgcggcaatgctagtgcgcgcgatgcccgagccctccaccacggaaGGATGGCGGGTtcacggcgagctccgggatctcctcgagaccgccatgGTGCAGCAGGCCGATAGTTCTACCTCCCGGCGGCGCAATGCCatctcggacctcccctcagcaccacatcggcaggatagggaggcctcggttcgtcccgaacCCGTTTGGGTGCCAGCAATCGGTAGGGTCCCCCCAGTCCACGACTGCCTCGATAATCGACGTGAGGCATAgggtgaccacgaggtggtcggccgacAACGATGCCACGATAGCGAGGGGctcgcccgaggctaccatccacatCGGGGCGGCTGCTATGACAGCagagaggaccgcagtccttctcctgaaccacctggccctcgagtctttagtagagccatccgcaatgCTCAGTTTCTAGCCCGGTTTCGCCAGCTAGCCAACCTCATCAGgtatagcggtgagaccaacctcgAGCTCtagctcgccgattaccgcctagctTATCAGCTAGGCAGCGCCAACGATGACtggctcatcatccacaaccttccattgctcttatcagactcagcgtgagcctagctcgagcaccttcctccctcttagATCCACGATTGGTGCGACTTGGTttggatcttcgtcgggaatttctagggcacatacgtgtgccctggaaactcctgggaccttaagagttgtcgctAGAAACCAGacaagtctctccgagacttcatccggcgcttctcgaaATAATACACCGAGTTGCCTAGCGTCGGCAACTCAGAGATTGTCTaggcttttctctctggcaccacctgctgaGACTTGGTCTGAGAATTAGGCCGAAACATGCCGCGTTCGGccgccgtgctcctcgacatcgccaccaacttcgcctcaggcgaggaggctgtaggggccatcttccccatggacgatgccaaggggaagcagagggatgaggcccctgaggcctcggTTCACCGCCTCCCCAAAAGGAAGAAGTAGGATCGCCAGGGGAAGCGGGCCATCCTTGAGACCGATATGGTCGCGGCCGTAGAACGCAAGAACCTCCAAGGCCCCAGGTGCCCCAGACCctttgacgacatgcttaagaaaccctacccttaccactaAGGCCTAGTCAAGCATGCCCtcaaggattgctccatgctgcggtgttactacgctaggctcgggctccccgacgacgacaccaAGCAGAAGGGTACCGGCGactgggacgatgacaaggacgatgggttccctgaggtacacaatgccttcatgatcttcggcggaccctcggcgtgccttacggcgcggtagtgaaagagggaacgctgagaggtcttctcgatcaaggtggccactctctggtacctcgactggtcttgggaggcgatcacctttgatcaagatgaccaccccgatcatgtttcgaatcccgggcagtacccacttattgtcgacccaatcatcggcaacacctgactttccaaggtgttgatggacggaggcagcggcctcaatatcctatatGTCAAcaccatggagctcttggagatcgaccgatcgaggCTCCGAGGTGATGCcgcacccttccatggcatcgtgccagggaaacgcacgtggcccctcaggcgcatcgaccttcctgtctgctttggcaccccctccaactactgcaaggaagtccttaccttcgaagtggttgggttcagaggaacctaccacgccatcctggggcggccgtgctacgccaagttcatggcagttcccaactatacctacctcaagctcaagatgccaggccccagcagtatcatcacgattgagtccacatacgaacatgcatacgactgtgacgtcgagtgcatcaagtacgccgaggctctcgccgaggccaagaccctcatcgccaacctcgaccaattcagtggtgaggcgcctgactccaagcatcgcgcaGGGACATTCGAGCCTGCttaggccatcaagctcgtcccggtcgaccccgcctgccccgacgaccgggcgctgaggatcagcgccaccctcaacatcaaataggaagccgtgctcatcgacctcctccgtgcgaatgccgacatattggcatagagtccctcagacatgctgggcataccgagggaggtcgccgagcacaccttggaatttgggccggctctagaccggtgaagcaacgcctgcgccgcttcgatgaggaaaagcgtagggccatcggtgaggaggtgcagaagctcttggcggccgggttcatcaaggaagtgtcccacccagagtggttggctaaccccatgttagttaggaagaaaaatgggaaatggaggatgcgtgtagactacaccggtttaaacaaagcctgtccaaaagtccccttcccattaccccgaatcgatcagatcgttgactccactgctgggtgcgagaccctatctttccttgatgcgtattctggttaccatcaaatcaagatgaaagagtccgaccagctcgcgacttctttcatcaccccattcggcatgtactgctacgtgactatgcctttcggcctcagaaatgcaggggccacataccagcggtgcatgacccaggtctttggcgaccacattgggtggaccatcgaggcctatgtggacgacatcatggtcaagaccaAAAAGGTCGAGGACCTCATCGATGACTtaaggatagccttcaaatgccttagagagaagggcatcaagctcaatctcaagaagtgtgtgttcggggtcccccgaggcatgctcttgggattcatagtctcagagcgcggcatcgaagccaacccagagaaggtctcggccataaccagcataggaccaatcagagacctcaagggagtatagagggtcatgggatgccttgtggccttgagccgcttcatctcacgcctcggcgaaaaaggcttgcctctgtaccgactcttgagaaaatttgag encodes:
- the LOC136469111 gene encoding uncharacterized protein, coding for MCFALALCVAFHGGIALIVRGVRAPCLMLSCMNSELQKQFESPNPYDMIVGLCGMFGNQARVDRFNTSKALFGCKLAEGVPVSPQVIKMIGYIESLQRLGFPLDDDLATDVILQSLPASFEPFILNYHMNGLKKSLTELHGMLKTVEASLRKTPGHVMTV